The genomic window TAAATCGCTGGACCCCAACAGCACGGGTTCGAGGGGATCATTGGCGATTGAATACACGTCGAGAAAAAACCGCCGAAAGCCTTGCGTCCGGATCGCCACCAGCAAGTCATCCTGGAGCCTCGCACCGGCATGATCACCGGACCCGACGGTTCGGACCAACTGCGGTGATTCGGGGTCGGAAACATCAACAACATTGATTCCCGTACCGCCGCTGACATAAGCTACGTCGCCTCGTATGGCTACGCCACGCGCAGCGTTTTGAATCGGCAGTTGTCCCAGCAGAGTGAGCGGATCGTCGGTCGGAATATCTTGTCCCTCGATTTGAAAAGTGTTGGTAACCGTGCTTGCGCCCGGTGGCAACAGCTGCGGCGTCACCGACAGATCGGCCGTGACCGGAGCCCCGATCAGCAAGGTTGTCTGCCCGATGGCTCCTGGAATCGGAGCCCCGTTTTCATCGACCAGTGTGACCACGACGGTATAGTTGCCGTCAACCAACCCTGTCGTATCAAAGGTACCCAGTGAAACATCCACGAGTGACGTCTGCACGCCAAGAGTCACATCCACGGGCGCCGACACCGTGCCCACTTGTGCGCCGGATGAATCGCGAACCACAAACGACGCACGAGCCTGTTGGACTCGATTGACGGCGTTGAGTACCCGCGCAGAAACGTCCACCGTTCCACCAGCGTCCGCGAACGGTGGTACAACAGTCACCGAGACCACCGAAACAAACTCTCGCCGCGCCGTAAGGGCACCATTGACCGTTTTGGTCACGTCTGGAAATCCCTCCGCCGCAACCGTTACATCGAATTCAAAAGCGGGCACTTCTTGGGTCGAGTTCGGAGTGAGCGTGACGATCACTGACGCAAACTCGTCGCGCTCGAGCGTCACTGAGGTTTCACTCAGCGTACCCGACACATCAATGGGAAGGTCACCGAGTGAAATGTTGTAGGTGGTCGCGGCCGAGCTATTGCTGATGTTATGAACGCGAAGCTCAAAAGTAGCCGGCGTCTGCGGCTGCGCGATCGTACTGTTGGGTGTCAGGAACAACTCGACATTGTGTTCACTGAGATTGAAGACGGTAGCAGAAAAGTTCTCAAGGACGGCTCCCAGCTTCACGATGGCATCACGAACCTGCTCAGGTGTCGTCGCGGCGGCCAGCGCGTCAGCAGACGCCGCAACGGGATCCGCGAACGAAACCAAAATCGGATCGACCGTCAACAGCGAAACGATGCTGTCCAGAGTTACCAGTGCCTGCATTAGAAAGACGCTGTCGCCGGGAGCCAGTGACAGATTGGTGAGTGCGGTGCCAAGTTCCGTCAAACGGCCACCGAGCGGTGCATTGCCGAGAATATTTTGAACAGCGGATGCGGCACTGGCAACGGCAGCCGCGCCCGGAGCGGTGATGGTAACGGGGATGAACAGCGTGGTCTGCTCGATGCCGCCAAAGTCGGCGGTGATTTCCACGTCAACGACGGAGTTCAACGGAAGCGCGCTGTCGGGCACCAAGGTCAGCGTCAAAGTCGTTGTTTCTCCCATATCCACCGAAGTGTCGACGATTCCAGAAACCATCAAATCGGGAGATTCTAGGATTTCAAGATCGACAAATTCATTCACGTTGCCGGTCGAACTGATCGAAATCTCGACCTCCGACGCCACCCCGGGTAGCGCACCCAGCTGCGCGGGGTTAGCCGTGATATCGATTCCGTGAATCTCTGGTACTACAAAAACATGGTCGGAATTCGCCGATACGGTACTGTCTGTTTCACTCGTGACCTCGATTACAAAATGATCCATCGTGCCAGGCGCTGGGAGATTCTGCTGAGGCCGTAATGCCAGACCGACTTCAGCGGTGGCACCTGCGGGCACGAGGATGTCCGGTACAGATGTCAAGACATCGAATCCGGTCGGTGCATCGATCACGCTCAGTTGAAAACGCTCATCGGTGGCTAGTTCGTTCTTGATTCCAACACGGTAAACCGTCGGCAGCAAGTTGCCTGCGGCTGGAAACGTAAAACTGGGATCAAGCACGACGTCCACGACGACGCCCGTCCCCGAAAGATTTTGCAAGCCGTCTAGCGGCGTTTCTGGCGAGATCAGGAACTCTGGGACCGGTGGGTCGATCGCGCCCAGTAAGGAAGTCAGCGCCGCCGCAGAGCCAAGGCCGCCCGCCGCGGTACCGAGAAAGGCCAGAGCGACCGTGCCAATTCCAAACGCCAAGGAGAAACCTTTGAGCCAATTATTGATATTTCCTGCATTGGCGGCCTCTTGCCGAATCGCTTCCTTGCAAGCGACGCGATCTCCACCGGGACCGCAGTCGTCATTGAAGATGACATTGCCAGCGACGATCACCGTGGATCGCAGAAAGCCGATTAGAAATCCGTCGATGGCCGCGACGGCAGCGACTTGGGCAAAACTCTGATGGCCGCCGTCTTCCGTCACGCCTACGGTTTTTCCAGTCAGAGGGTCGATTTCGAACCAAGCTGTGATGGCCTCCCCGTTGATCTCAACGGGCCGACTGGGAACGGCAACGACCTGTCCATTTTGAATTGCCAGACTGATGCGGGCTCGCGCGTCGGCAGAGGCCTGGAGGGTTGGCAGCAAGCCCGCATTGTCTCGACTAAGGACTAATGGACTGATTCCCATTTCGATCGCTCGATCGATGACAGTCGTCGCGCTAATCGGTACCGTTGCTTCCCCCTCAGCTGCCAGTTGGCCGCGCAGAGCCGCCGTCTCGGCTGCATTTTCTCGTAGGCCGCGGAGCGTATGGAAAGCTTTGACTACCGACGAATTTTGGCCCGGATACGGTACAACGACAAAGTCCGTATGGCGGAGGTCGAGTCGTTGCGTGGGACGAGCCTGGCCGTCACCTGCATCCTCTAACGCAAACGAAGTAATGACCAGCTGTGGGCTGTTGGAGTAGGCCCGGACCAACATGGTGTCAGCAATACGCGTTCGATCAAAATCGGCCAGTCCGAAGTAGTTGGTGGCATTCAGGCGGCTGATTCCAATAGCAAATTTCCGTAGCTCGTCGGAAGCGTCGATGGGCAGCGTACCGTCGGGACGACTAAGCGCTGCCAATTGGGTTTGAAGCGTTTGAACCTCTGCTGCTCTGGCCGTAACGGCCGTCGTTGGAATGAGCGATGGAGCGACATTAAGCGTGTAGATATCCAAGTCGGTTATCGTGGAAATGCCGGCCACATTCGGGGGCCCCGCCGGCGTGCCGCCGTTCTGACGCACACCAATGCCAATCCGATCGACCAACGCTCGCGTAAATATTTGATCTTCTTGGCCGGGTGCGGTCAGTTCGACTTCAAGAAACAAACCGGTCAAAGCCTGGCTGCCAAACGGAAAGTTGGTGAGCACCTCCTGGTACGCGGTACCTAAGATGCGTTCATCTTCGTCGATGGATTTTGCATAGTCACCAATGGCGATGTACGGTGAGTAAGCATGCGTCGTTGCAGAAAGCAGACTGCCAAGACTGGTCGTACTTACGATGTGCCCTATCGACAGCGGCTTGCCGACTAAGTCCACGGTATTAAAGGTCTCGTCGAGTACCGATGCAACGTCTTGTATGGCACCGCCGAATAGATCGCTCGACGTCAATTCACGATTCAATCGCACCGTTGTTTTATGTCGTAGCGTATCGAAGACTTCGTCAAATGTTGCCTCGGTAGACGTAAATGTTTGATCGATCAGCGCGTTGCGGAATGATGGATCAGCGTCCAGCAACCCTGCCCCCACGTCATACTGCACCCAATAGTGATCCCGTGTGTCGGCAAGCAACTGCGGGTCGTTGGCCGGGTCCGCTAGGATTGCATCCTCGGGAACAAAGCCGGTCACCCGCAATGGTTCGGGGAACATTGAAAGGATTAATTCCTGCGCGAACTCGTCAGGTAATGTGCCCTGTGCGTATTGAGATTCGATCCCCGAAGCCCGCAACAACGCAATCATCAGGCTGGCTTGATCCAACGCATTGCCCGCGCCGCTCCATAACGTGCCTCGGGCTCCACGCAACGATCCGGCATAAGCCTCATAAGCAATATCCTCGCGCATGAACTGAAAGATCTCGGCAGGATCATGATTCAGTTCCGCCGCCTTGGCGATAATGAAAGGATCAGCACTGTTGGCATCGGGAGTCGCCTGAACGCTCGCCAACATCAATCGTGGTTCCAAGCTCTCAAGCCGCATCGCTAAGCGGTGGCGGCGATTGCGGAACTCGCTGCGACGCTGCCCGCGTCGCCGGAGAAGAAGAGAGAAACGAGTGCCCGACAACGCACTGGTAACCATCGCAATGTCCTCCGACGAATCTCACGACAAGAGCGAGAACGATGGTCGAAGGTTGCGGCCGGTTCCCGCTATCACCCAGTTAGCATAGGCGTGCCCCCCGGGTCTTGTCACGACTTTTTTAGAAAGGCCAGCAAGATTAGCGGTGGGCAGGCGTACGGTAGTCACTCGTGGGAAAAATCGAATCCATGCGCGGGGCTGCTGAAGAACTCAGCCACCATAGAAGCAAACGTAGGCCGTGGGCGTTTCCACGCGGACGTCGAATTTGACATTCGCTTCGACGCGAAATTCGCTGCCGCTGGGGTAGCTCTGGAAGTCGGTTTCGCCTGGCAGACGGATGTTCAGTTCTCCGCTGACGACCTTCATCAATTCCTGCTCGCTGGTGCCAAATTGGTATTCGCCGGCCGCCATCACGCCCGCGGTGGCTCGGCCTTCGCCGTTTTCAAACCCGATCGATTTGACTTTCCCATCAAAATATTCGTTAACCTGCAGGGCCATTTTGGTGTCCATGAAACGGAGCCGTGAAACGTCGTACGCCAATCGCGCCGGGCCACTATAATCCAGCGGATCGAGCCTGCTAGGGCAGCCCATCGCCGTCTGGGCCAAGTCGCGGAAAGAATTCCCCTGCCCGGCTTGCAGAACCCCAGATGGTTAGAGATACTTTTGCCTTCTCAAGTCCGAGCCCCGGCTCAGGCTTGAAAACGCACCCCGCAACCCTGGGGGTGCCGAGTCCTCCGCGCCGCATTGGCGCAGCCGGGAGGACGGGCCGACGATAACAGCGGCCGGAGTGGCGGAATTGGCAGACGCGCTGGATTCAAAATCCAGTTGGAGCAATCCAGTGTGGGTTCGAGTCCCACCTCCGGTACTTGTCCAGCAGACTAAGGACTCAGAGCATTCGCTCGGGTCCTTTTTTTTATGGATCTGCGGTTGGCACCCAATCATTTTTCACGAGTCCACAGCGGCTTGCCGCGGTAGCGTTTTCCGATTGTGTATCGCTCGCTTGGAGTTGCAGCGCTGTCGAGCATGGCTTCGAGCCGTCGTGCTATGTCGGGATGTTTCTCAGCGATGTTGTGGGATTCGGAAATATCCGTCGCGAGATTGTAGAGCTGGAGATCGCTGCCCGCCCCGAGCCGAATCCCTTTCCAGTCTTTCCAGCGAACCGCCTGATCGTAGCGGGCTCGGCAGTGTCCGTAGTCCCAGTAGAGAAACTCACGCGGCGCAGCGAGTTCGTTGCCCTGCAAGGCATCGACCACCGAAATGCCATCGATGCCCTGGGGAGGACTTACGCCGGCCAACGCCGCAAAGGTGGGCAACATGT from Roseimaritima ulvae includes these protein-coding regions:
- a CDS encoding dockerin type I domain-containing protein; this translates as MVTSALSGTRFSLLLRRRGQRRSEFRNRRHRLAMRLESLEPRLMLASVQATPDANSADPFIIAKAAELNHDPAEIFQFMREDIAYEAYAGSLRGARGTLWSGAGNALDQASLMIALLRASGIESQYAQGTLPDEFAQELILSMFPEPLRVTGFVPEDAILADPANDPQLLADTRDHYWVQYDVGAGLLDADPSFRNALIDQTFTSTEATFDEVFDTLRHKTTVRLNRELTSSDLFGGAIQDVASVLDETFNTVDLVGKPLSIGHIVSTTSLGSLLSATTHAYSPYIAIGDYAKSIDEDERILGTAYQEVLTNFPFGSQALTGLFLEVELTAPGQEDQIFTRALVDRIGIGVRQNGGTPAGPPNVAGISTITDLDIYTLNVAPSLIPTTAVTARAAEVQTLQTQLAALSRPDGTLPIDASDELRKFAIGISRLNATNYFGLADFDRTRIADTMLVRAYSNSPQLVITSFALEDAGDGQARPTQRLDLRHTDFVVVPYPGQNSSVVKAFHTLRGLRENAAETAALRGQLAAEGEATVPISATTVIDRAIEMGISPLVLSRDNAGLLPTLQASADARARISLAIQNGQVVAVPSRPVEINGEAITAWFEIDPLTGKTVGVTEDGGHQSFAQVAAVAAIDGFLIGFLRSTVIVAGNVIFNDDCGPGGDRVACKEAIRQEAANAGNINNWLKGFSLAFGIGTVALAFLGTAAGGLGSAAALTSLLGAIDPPVPEFLISPETPLDGLQNLSGTGVVVDVVLDPSFTFPAAGNLLPTVYRVGIKNELATDERFQLSVIDAPTGFDVLTSVPDILVPAGATAEVGLALRPQQNLPAPGTMDHFVIEVTSETDSTVSANSDHVFVVPEIHGIDITANPAQLGALPGVASEVEISISSTGNVNEFVDLEILESPDLMVSGIVDTSVDMGETTTLTLTLVPDSALPLNSVVDVEITADFGGIEQTTLFIPVTITAPGAAAVASAASAVQNILGNAPLGGRLTELGTALTNLSLAPGDSVFLMQALVTLDSIVSLLTVDPILVSFADPVAASADALAAATTPEQVRDAIVKLGAVLENFSATVFNLSEHNVELFLTPNSTIAQPQTPATFELRVHNISNSSAATTYNISLGDLPIDVSGTLSETSVTLERDEFASVIVTLTPNSTQEVPAFEFDVTVAAEGFPDVTKTVNGALTARREFVSVVSVTVVPPFADAGGTVDVSARVLNAVNRVQQARASFVVRDSSGAQVGTVSAPVDVTLGVQTSLVDVSLGTFDTTGLVDGNYTVVVTLVDENGAPIPGAIGQTTLLIGAPVTADLSVTPQLLPPGASTVTNTFQIEGQDIPTDDPLTLLGQLPIQNAARGVAIRGDVAYVSGGTGINVVDVSDPESPQLVRTVGSGDHAGARLQDDLLVAIRTQGFRRFFLDVYSIANDPLEPVLLGSSDLINYDLVGDLQTNPTHAFVAQFQECHFIPSNDVFLLSGDLLSIALNLDDPDNPTSASPALESVLFNTYGDNTFDPNDISGCAPNGGEHNVFSLALPNPQTVYLATTTVTGGNTQAGVGQIAVVDVSDAANPAVLRNVDIPGTVQAVGVAVDGNRGVVIGTTGGWNDPFNGFRSGVFTVTTLDLTDPLNPQLVKTLTLDREATTFWTSTATVENGIFTFSDLGFDGNEGNPEVLIIDASILENPFVVSSSIPLDIVPPNSLSAAGSQLYLTDADGLTIYEIGDLPRIAATAAVQIPNGVGVEVVDSSFNISPDTIIPGPDFDTLLWNLSLTALTPIQDLSWETRVNNLQPGESRNVTLATQIDFSVQGTVGELMLPRQNVFAEQVLSLAPAERTIQPGESTSYSVSIGNPSINSVTYDLSTSGLPPEWVELDPQVTVPAGGSVDVPITLQSDPFAPLSEFGFVVTATVNGSQTSVEGTLSLVGDPVLPDADAQAHGVVVSLSPTSAVAGQGTAAAYVARITNVGSITETFDLSVVGLPSGFTASLAQTRIDIPPGASNFREVVVSVVPPADATVDDYMFEFIASSMADATVMDVASGQITVLELGVGVEITPNIAVPGSIFQMLVTNTGQVTETYDLSVAAPAALAATLETTTVTLDPGASQTVPIEVGAIDFAFPGVMQLVGVATSRTNAAVRAADSVEVSIDGRLGVSAGFDQPARVLPHPGPATLLLQVDNVGNLEDQYSATIMGTDGPITAALKGLDGQPALSVPLFILPGLSTGVLSVDAMLTDFGVGEITVQIRSLSDDTIVQQAIATVMAASPTPTTLTIAPLNADRAEGDAGNTPFTFTVTRGGNVSGPTTVEFNVSGSGSNAADAVDFGGSFPFGQVMFAANETSQALTVSVSGDTMVEPDESFTVTLSGATDGATIESDMAVGLIRNDDRHDNTCHQPLKPLWWQIACKLFCHHAGDSGEDGHSHHWPHRWPHDWAHGGTIHGLLEWAAEPSWLGCWLGVPLKLWHALDVDRDGSVAPFDALHVINHLNHQNRLPATAPLHLDADMERYDIDQDGLVSAYDALMVVNHLNRMQRWKQSLSTATSSPTFSIPPAAAIPLLETDEDDEKRWDDGLLQLIADDLSRILGH
- the ppnP gene encoding pyrimidine/purine nucleoside phosphorylase yields the protein MDTKMALQVNEYFDGKVKSIGFENGEGRATAGVMAAGEYQFGTSEQELMKVVSGELNIRLPGETDFQSYPSGSEFRVEANVKFDVRVETPTAYVCFYGG